A single window of Vibrio sp. HB236076 DNA harbors:
- the menH gene encoding 2-succinyl-6-hydroxy-2,4-cyclohexadiene-1-carboxylate synthase, with protein MTLACEFHPPIRDGHDGVLLVALHGLWGDKSEFSPIADALRHWAWLGIDLPGHGQSKGVQVTSLAQTCERVCQALAPYASFRLVLLGYSLGARVAQYGLAMQLWPDNLLGVIAEGGHLGLTSESERKQRAIHDHQWAERFCRYPIETVLAAWYRQNVFATLSCGQRRALIERRKHNDGRAVAQMLLATSLATQPNLGPYLSVHQDLLHVLCGANDQTFCRLYTRRLWPFSTLANAGHNAHRDNPQGFASLIHGRVTQWVRGATVSEFNGFDKVMSVN; from the coding sequence ATGACGCTAGCCTGTGAGTTTCACCCACCAATAAGGGACGGGCATGACGGGGTTTTATTGGTCGCATTGCATGGCTTGTGGGGTGATAAAAGTGAATTTTCTCCGATTGCCGATGCCCTCAGGCACTGGGCTTGGCTTGGTATCGATTTACCCGGCCACGGCCAAAGCAAAGGCGTGCAAGTTACCAGTTTAGCGCAGACTTGTGAACGAGTCTGTCAGGCGTTGGCTCCTTATGCTTCTTTTCGTCTTGTGTTACTCGGGTATTCCTTAGGAGCACGAGTGGCACAATACGGGCTGGCGATGCAGCTTTGGCCGGATAACCTGCTTGGCGTCATCGCTGAAGGGGGACATTTAGGCCTGACAAGTGAAAGTGAGCGCAAGCAACGCGCCATTCATGACCATCAATGGGCGGAACGCTTTTGTCGTTACCCAATAGAGACGGTGTTGGCGGCTTGGTATCGCCAAAACGTGTTTGCCACGCTTTCTTGTGGGCAACGGCGCGCGCTAATCGAGAGGCGAAAGCACAATGATGGTCGCGCCGTCGCGCAGATGTTGCTGGCGACTTCGTTGGCCACTCAGCCCAACCTCGGGCCCTATTTAAGCGTTCATCAAGACCTTTTGCATGTCTTATGCGGCGCCAATGATCAAACGTTTTGCCGGTTATATACCCGCAGACTATGGCCATTTTCAACCCTTGCTAATGCAGGTCACAATGCCCACCGCGATAACCCTCAGGGCTTTGCTTCCTTGATTCATGGCCGGGTGACTCAGTGGGTAAGAGGGGCAACCGTTAGTGAATTCA
- the menD gene encoding 2-succinyl-5-enolpyruvyl-6-hydroxy-3-cyclohexene-1-carboxylic-acid synthase: MAKWQTQKAEQASSLVKSHQVSINQSWARALLGVLQTQGIQHMCFAPGSRSTPLVTEADALGFAMHGHFDERGLGFFALGLAKATGQPVGVIVTSGTAVANLLPAVIEAKLTDVPLILLTADRPVALTQCAANQAIVQKGIFSHYLTGELLLPEPSDGASLIWMLTQLEYHCFSQRQNPGPLHINCPFSEPLYGPIDDSVLQHWQDVYQHWQRGGRAYRHAVVDKAVTGHSELTIEIPCGEEAFGVVIIGDVSLEQAHHIAKWAQSLGWVLLCDPQSGLSSAWCHYDVWLNGTKAWQWLNQASVVVQFGHRLVSKNLQQWLAQCSCPYWLISDEKRLISPNLAPTNRVLANSLAWLTANHHFVATSSPIPQALREVSLHAEQALYQELQRDVSLDEFSLAHWLTDISVVKSLFVGNSLMIRMLDKVTRLPYCQVWTQRGASGIDGLLSGACGIARGTGEKQLTIVGDTSALHDLNALDLWRDSKTPQVIVIVNNDGGAIFDFLPVKTTRRDALYRLPHHLSFEHAAWQFGLQYYRADNIQAFNNVVEGHFASGQGVLLVEVPCLPGGAKARVDRWSYCVCEEIR; this comes from the coding sequence ATGGCTAAATGGCAGACCCAAAAAGCAGAACAGGCTTCCTCACTGGTAAAGAGTCACCAAGTGAGTATCAACCAAAGTTGGGCTAGGGCTTTACTTGGTGTTTTACAAACTCAAGGTATTCAGCATATGTGCTTTGCACCCGGATCTCGTTCGACACCTCTGGTCACCGAAGCCGATGCACTGGGTTTTGCAATGCATGGCCATTTTGATGAGCGCGGGTTGGGTTTTTTCGCCTTGGGTTTAGCCAAAGCCACCGGCCAACCCGTTGGCGTAATTGTGACTTCTGGGACCGCGGTCGCCAATTTGTTGCCGGCGGTGATTGAGGCAAAACTGACGGATGTTCCCTTGATCTTGCTCACCGCCGATCGACCAGTGGCTTTGACGCAGTGCGCTGCCAATCAAGCGATTGTTCAAAAAGGGATCTTTTCTCATTACTTGACTGGGGAGTTATTACTGCCGGAGCCGAGTGACGGCGCATCACTGATTTGGATGCTAACTCAACTTGAATATCACTGTTTTAGCCAGCGTCAAAACCCTGGCCCTCTGCATATTAACTGCCCATTTTCTGAGCCTTTGTACGGGCCAATCGATGACAGCGTGCTTCAGCATTGGCAAGACGTTTACCAGCATTGGCAGCGAGGTGGTAGAGCGTATCGCCATGCTGTGGTCGACAAGGCGGTGACTGGTCACTCTGAGCTGACTATAGAAATACCGTGCGGCGAGGAGGCTTTTGGCGTGGTAATCATCGGCGATGTGTCGTTGGAGCAAGCCCATCACATTGCAAAGTGGGCACAGTCTCTAGGGTGGGTATTGTTGTGCGATCCTCAATCGGGCCTAAGTAGTGCTTGGTGTCATTACGATGTTTGGTTAAATGGTACTAAGGCGTGGCAATGGCTCAACCAAGCCAGTGTGGTGGTGCAATTTGGTCATCGGTTAGTGTCGAAAAATTTGCAGCAATGGCTGGCACAGTGCTCGTGTCCTTATTGGTTGATAAGCGACGAAAAGCGCTTAATTAGCCCTAACTTAGCACCGACTAATCGAGTCTTGGCAAACAGTTTGGCTTGGCTAACCGCCAATCATCACTTTGTCGCAACTTCATCCCCTATACCGCAAGCGCTACGGGAAGTCTCACTGCATGCAGAGCAAGCGTTGTATCAAGAACTGCAGCGTGACGTCAGCCTCGATGAATTTTCACTCGCCCACTGGCTAACCGATATCTCTGTGGTTAAATCGCTGTTTGTCGGTAACAGCTTAATGATTCGCATGCTGGATAAAGTGACCCGCCTGCCTTATTGCCAAGTGTGGACTCAAAGAGGCGCATCTGGAATCGATGGTTTGCTGTCTGGCGCGTGTGGTATTGCCCGAGGAACCGGGGAAAAACAATTGACAATTGTTGGGGATACATCGGCATTGCACGATCTCAACGCTTTAGACTTGTGGCGAGATAGCAAGACACCACAGGTTATCGTGATCGTCAATAACGACGGCGGAGCGATATTTGATTTTTTACCCGTTAAGACCACACGAAGAGACGCTTTGTATCGTTTGCCACATCATTTGAGCTTTGAGCATGCCGCTTGGCAATTTGGTTTGCAGTATTACCGGGCCGATAACATTCAAGCGTTCAACAACGTGGTTGAAGGGCATTTCGCGTCGGGACAAGGCGTGTTACTGGTCGAAGTCCCTTGTCTGCCTGGCGGGGCTAAAGCGCGTGTCGACCGTTGGTCTTATTGCGTGTGTGAGGAAATAAGATGA
- a CDS encoding isochorismate synthase MenF encodes MAFQLFIAEQIQSLQRLRQRAVFLSAPWIAKESGRVCSAVQTEVQRTEMLQALQSLPCYPKWFWQDRDQRDMVIAWGQTEGVRWFSQSEASAHSTERDSSLPPKYWCFFPFDPQQPGLQVQAEVEIRFSSRYRSLTVQPGANIDSVIAALRSLLVEGTLSTSRLPVKLIEQRHCPTWPQWQKEIEHAQQWLQHGQLDKVVLARKTTWKTANSICPYALLLASTQYNAQCYHWLFAFSADQTFISATPERLLRRRHRYLTTEALAGTSPLGFEPKGQCWSQWLIDDDKNNRENQWVAQDIQQQLAGLVESFDIGDCELLALSSLQHLRRPIRATLHQEVPDRALVARLSPTAAVAGYPRSTALDFIRRVEPFERQWYAGCFGYYQGQHSEFTVAIRCAEITPHQIDFYAGAGIVEGSDAEQEWHELDRKLTSLTQLCRAKHEAAHG; translated from the coding sequence ATGGCATTTCAGTTGTTTATCGCCGAGCAAATACAGTCTTTACAAAGGTTGCGTCAAAGAGCGGTGTTCTTATCCGCTCCTTGGATTGCAAAAGAGAGCGGTAGGGTTTGCAGTGCAGTGCAAACTGAGGTACAGCGGACTGAGATGTTACAGGCACTACAATCCCTGCCTTGTTACCCAAAGTGGTTTTGGCAAGACAGAGACCAACGAGACATGGTGATCGCCTGGGGACAGACCGAGGGTGTTCGTTGGTTTTCTCAATCAGAAGCGTCCGCTCACTCCACTGAGCGCGACTCCTCCTTACCGCCTAAATATTGGTGTTTTTTTCCTTTTGATCCACAACAGCCCGGATTGCAAGTACAGGCCGAGGTTGAGATTCGCTTTTCTTCCCGGTATAGGTCGTTGACGGTTCAGCCCGGAGCCAATATTGACTCGGTGATCGCTGCACTGAGATCTTTGCTTGTTGAGGGCACCTTGTCTACTTCGCGCCTGCCAGTCAAACTCATTGAACAGCGCCATTGCCCAACGTGGCCACAATGGCAGAAAGAAATCGAGCACGCGCAACAATGGTTACAACACGGCCAACTCGACAAGGTGGTGTTGGCGCGCAAAACCACCTGGAAAACGGCAAACTCAATATGTCCCTATGCACTATTGCTGGCCAGTACTCAGTACAATGCCCAGTGTTATCACTGGCTGTTTGCTTTTTCTGCTGATCAAACCTTTATTAGTGCGACTCCTGAGCGACTGCTGCGTCGTCGTCATCGATATTTAACCACGGAAGCACTGGCGGGTACATCACCGCTCGGTTTTGAGCCGAAAGGGCAGTGTTGGTCGCAATGGTTGATAGACGATGACAAAAATAATCGTGAAAATCAGTGGGTGGCTCAGGATATTCAACAACAACTGGCCGGGTTAGTTGAGTCATTTGACATTGGTGATTGCGAATTATTGGCCCTCTCCTCTTTACAGCATTTGCGCCGGCCTATTCGCGCAACGCTACACCAAGAGGTACCAGATAGAGCTCTGGTCGCGCGCCTGTCACCCACCGCGGCCGTTGCAGGTTACCCTCGAAGTACAGCGTTAGACTTTATCCGTCGTGTCGAACCTTTTGAACGCCAATGGTATGCCGGTTGTTTTGGGTATTATCAAGGTCAGCACAGTGAATTTACCGTCGCCATCCGCTGCGCAGAAATTACCCCCCATCAAATTGACTTTTATGCTGGAGCGGGAATTGTTGAGGGGTCAGATGCAGAGCAAGAATGGCATGAGTTAGATCGAAAATTGACCTCGCTCACGCAATTGTGCCGTGCCAAACACGAGGCAGCTCATGGCTAA
- a CDS encoding pyridoxal phosphate-dependent aminotransferase: MQNIEMSSKLNNVCYDIRGPVLKHAKRMEEEGHKILKLNIGNPAPFGFDAPDEILVDVIRNLPTSQGYGDSKGIYSARKAVVQHYQRKGIRSLDVEDVYIGNGVSELIVMAMQALLNNDDEMLVPAPDYPLWTAAVSLSGGKAVHYICDEQADWFPDLDDIKAKITSKTRGIVLINPNNPTGAVYSRDFLLEVIEIARQHNLIIFADEIYDKVLYDGATHTSVATLTEDVMVVTFNGLSKAYRVCGFRGGWMFLTGPKHLAQGYISGLEILSSMRLCANVPMQHAIQTALGGYQSINELILPGGRLLEQRDRAWELINQVPGVSCVKPKGAMYLFPKIDTKKYNIHDDQKMVLDFLIQEKVLLVQGSGFNWPKPDHFRIVTLPYVEDLEAAIGRFERFLSTYRQ; the protein is encoded by the coding sequence ATGCAAAATATTGAGATGTCATCCAAACTCAACAATGTCTGCTACGACATTAGAGGACCAGTGCTCAAACATGCTAAACGCATGGAGGAAGAAGGGCATAAAATTCTAAAGCTAAATATCGGTAACCCCGCCCCTTTTGGCTTTGATGCCCCGGATGAGATCTTAGTTGACGTGATCCGTAACCTACCGACGTCACAAGGTTATGGCGATTCAAAAGGCATTTACTCCGCCCGAAAAGCCGTCGTGCAACACTACCAACGCAAGGGAATCCGCAGTTTAGATGTGGAAGATGTTTATATCGGCAATGGCGTATCAGAATTGATTGTCATGGCGATGCAAGCCCTGTTAAACAATGACGACGAAATGTTGGTCCCGGCCCCAGACTACCCGCTGTGGACGGCTGCCGTCTCACTTTCCGGCGGCAAAGCCGTCCACTACATCTGTGACGAGCAAGCTGATTGGTTCCCGGACCTCGACGATATCAAAGCAAAAATTACCAGCAAAACGCGGGGAATTGTTCTGATTAACCCCAATAACCCGACCGGGGCAGTGTACAGTCGCGACTTTTTACTCGAGGTCATCGAAATCGCCCGCCAGCACAACTTGATTATTTTTGCTGATGAAATCTATGACAAAGTTCTTTATGACGGTGCCACACACACCTCGGTTGCAACGCTCACCGAAGACGTCATGGTGGTCACATTCAATGGTCTCTCAAAGGCCTATCGCGTATGTGGTTTTCGCGGAGGGTGGATGTTTTTAACCGGGCCTAAGCATTTGGCTCAGGGCTACATTAGCGGATTAGAAATTTTATCGTCTATGCGCTTGTGTGCCAATGTCCCCATGCAACACGCCATTCAAACTGCGCTCGGAGGTTATCAAAGTATCAACGAGCTGATCTTACCCGGTGGCCGCCTACTTGAGCAACGCGATCGAGCGTGGGAGCTTATCAACCAAGTCCCCGGCGTCTCTTGTGTCAAGCCCAAAGGCGCGATGTATTTATTCCCCAAAATAGACACTAAAAAGTACAATATTCACGATGACCAAAAGATGGTATTGGACTTTTTAATCCAAGAAAAAGTGCTCTTAGTACAAGGCAGCGGCTTTAACTGGCCCAAACCGGACCACTTCCGCATTGTGACTTTGCCTTATGTTGAAGACCTTGAAGCCGCCATTGGTCGTTTTGAGCGTTTCTTAAGCACTTATCGACAATAA
- the yfbR gene encoding 5'-deoxynucleotidase, whose translation MKQSHFFAHLSRMKLIQRWPLMRSVTKENVSEHSLQVAFVAHALALIKNKKFAGDINPERVALLAMYHDSSEVLTGDLPTPIKYYNPDIAKEYKKIETAAEKKLLSMLPEEFQDDFAPFVCSTDVSVPEHKIVKQADTLCAYLKCLEELRAGNHEFELAKKRLEITLEERRSDEMDYFLATFVPSFSLSLDEIS comes from the coding sequence ATGAAACAAAGTCACTTTTTTGCTCACTTGTCGCGTATGAAGCTCATTCAACGTTGGCCTCTTATGCGGTCTGTAACAAAAGAAAACGTCTCTGAACACAGCTTACAAGTTGCCTTCGTCGCTCACGCCTTGGCATTGATCAAAAACAAAAAGTTTGCCGGCGACATCAACCCCGAACGAGTGGCCTTACTCGCCATGTACCACGACAGCAGCGAAGTACTGACCGGCGATTTGCCAACACCAATAAAATACTACAACCCAGATATTGCCAAAGAATACAAAAAGATTGAGACCGCTGCCGAGAAAAAATTGCTCTCTATGCTACCTGAGGAGTTTCAAGACGACTTCGCCCCTTTTGTGTGTTCGACCGATGTTTCTGTCCCCGAGCATAAAATCGTTAAACAAGCTGACACCCTGTGTGCGTACTTAAAATGCTTAGAAGAATTACGAGCGGGTAATCACGAATTTGAATTGGCAAAAAAACGCTTAGAAATCACACTTGAAGAACGGCGCAGCGACGAAATGGATTATTTTTTGGCCACCTTTGTGCCCAGTTTTAGTCTTTCTTTAGATGAAATCAGTTAA